In Rubrivirga marina, the following are encoded in one genomic region:
- a CDS encoding DUF4783 domain-containing protein, translating to MTPPAYMRPATLASRAAALLLLATFLVGGAPAVPQDDVLQRVADGLESADPDAVLTDATGRVEIVLFGQGGMFRRAQAEHVLRDFFRRYPPSRVAFSEPSSSDDGQSATGRYWPQSGGAPLSVRVLHRVVDEEWELSSIRIDQRSVVRTGGR from the coding sequence ATGACTCCGCCCGCCTACATGCGACCTGCCACGCTGGCCTCACGCGCCGCCGCGCTCCTCCTGCTCGCCACGTTCCTGGTCGGCGGTGCCCCCGCCGTCCCGCAAGACGACGTGTTGCAACGGGTGGCCGACGGGCTCGAGAGCGCGGACCCCGACGCGGTCCTGACCGACGCCACGGGGCGTGTCGAGATCGTCCTGTTCGGGCAGGGCGGCATGTTCCGCCGGGCCCAGGCCGAGCACGTGCTCCGCGACTTTTTCCGCCGCTACCCGCCGTCGCGCGTCGCCTTCTCCGAGCCCTCGTCGAGCGACGACGGGCAGAGCGCGACGGGCCGCTACTGGCCCCAGTCGGGCGGCGCGCCCCTCAGCGTCCGCGTCCTCCACCGCGTCGTCGACGAGGAGTGGGAGCTGTCCTCGATCCGGATCGATCAGCGCTCCGTCGTCCGGACGGGCGGACGCTAG
- a CDS encoding sugar phosphate nucleotidyltransferase, producing the protein MKLIVPMAGRGTRLRPHTHVTPKPLLPVVGRTMVERIVETFAEAIGDFEEAVFVLGPDFGDDVRRQLTEICQRFGIEASFGVQEKALGTAHAIAQAGDKLDGECVLVFADTLFTMDQAPDLDADAVVWVMEVEDPSRFGVVVKDGDRITDFVEKPDTPISNEAIVGIYYVKDGARLAGEIQYLMDNGVRGKGDEYQLTDALDRMLKDGATFKTARVTEWLDCGTIPAIKSTSEIVLDHDGESRTEGTVENSQIIEPVFIGEGAVVKDSVVGPYAAIHGGATITESAVRHTIVFGEARIEGSALDGSMVGHHADVRGFAGTLNIGDHATVGPEA; encoded by the coding sequence ATGAAGCTCATCGTCCCCATGGCCGGCCGCGGCACGCGGCTCCGCCCCCACACCCACGTCACCCCGAAGCCGCTGCTCCCCGTCGTCGGGCGGACGATGGTCGAGCGGATCGTCGAGACGTTCGCCGAGGCCATCGGCGACTTTGAGGAGGCCGTGTTCGTGCTCGGCCCCGACTTCGGCGACGACGTCCGCCGCCAGCTCACCGAGATCTGCCAACGGTTCGGGATCGAGGCGTCCTTCGGCGTGCAGGAGAAGGCGCTCGGCACGGCCCACGCCATCGCCCAGGCCGGCGACAAGCTCGACGGCGAGTGCGTCCTCGTCTTCGCCGACACGCTCTTCACCATGGACCAGGCCCCCGACCTCGACGCCGACGCGGTCGTCTGGGTCATGGAGGTCGAGGACCCATCGCGGTTCGGCGTCGTGGTCAAAGACGGCGATCGGATCACGGACTTCGTCGAGAAGCCGGACACGCCGATCTCGAACGAGGCCATCGTCGGGATCTACTACGTCAAGGACGGCGCGCGGCTGGCGGGCGAGATCCAGTACCTCATGGACAACGGTGTTCGAGGCAAGGGCGACGAGTACCAGCTGACCGACGCGCTCGACAGGATGCTCAAGGACGGCGCCACGTTCAAGACGGCGCGCGTGACGGAGTGGCTCGACTGCGGCACGATCCCGGCCATCAAGAGCACGTCCGAGATCGTCCTCGACCACGACGGCGAGTCACGAACGGAGGGGACCGTCGAGAACAGCCAAATCATCGAGCCCGTCTTCATCGGCGAGGGCGCGGTCGTGAAGGACTCCGTCGTCGGGCCGTACGCGGCCATCCACGGCGGTGCGACCATCACGGAGTCGGCCGTCCGCCACACGATCGTGTTCGGCGAGGCCCGGATCGAGGGCTCCGCGCTCGACGGGTCGATGGTCGGCCACCACGCCGACGTCCGCGGCTTCGCGGGCACGCTCAACATCGGCGACCACGCGACGGTCGGGCCGGAGGCGTAA
- a CDS encoding endonuclease MutS2 produces MSDVSLYPPDADRRLGFDTVRARLIGLARTPYGRDRLESLAPSSDPEVVRGRLTRAGEMAELVRTGEPPSVREIDRLEGVLRRVQPKDAAVDGEALLAVARVLETGRRLHDYHHRRREAAPALWEIAARIAVLKALEDRIGRAIGDDGRVRDDASPELLRISRELAAQQGRLRSTVQAALRDAASKGYATEDQPTIRGGRAVIPVRAEAKRKVEGFVHDVSASGQTVYIEPASVLDLNNEIREIELERGREIKRILQGLSGHVRHHRRDIERTLDAVGHLDALAAAGRLAADLDALVPEVGVGGALRLRKARHPVLQLRVAEANRLPDGERSPSVPETVVPLDLSLGDDAEGEAAYTLVITGPNAGGKSVAMKTVGLLTLMAAHGLPVPAGPGTRLPLVTAVFVDLGDQQSIQDDLSTFTSHLTNVRTMLEAADDRSLCLIDEAGTGTDPAEGGALAEAVLSRLTKRKAMTVVTTHIGALKAFAHDTDGVLNGSMEFDRAELQPTYRFRAGVPGSSYAFEIADRVGLDRPVVKDARRLLGEGKAKLEDLIAEFEARTTEARRRQDEAETRLAEAERTQKDYEQRLDRLRADADNRRQQALAEAERIVAEANAAVENTVREIKEAAAEKEATKEARERLDEARARISKRKSKVDRRQRSRRPAQNGAEAGPAGPIAVGDHVRLDTDGPVGEVLALDDGEALLALGALQSRVDATRLTKVGGPPKLGRTAARLAARTPGKSRRGETRSAAVSTARVRIDLRGQRVEEALSEVQRFVDEALVGGVPSVEILHGKGTGALRQAIHEQLRARPDIASFAVAPPDRGGDGVTVVDLA; encoded by the coding sequence ATGTCCGACGTCTCCCTCTACCCGCCTGACGCCGACCGCCGGCTGGGCTTCGACACCGTCCGCGCCCGCCTCATCGGCCTCGCGCGGACGCCCTACGGCCGCGACCGTCTCGAGTCGCTCGCGCCCTCCTCCGACCCCGAGGTCGTCCGCGGCCGCCTCACGCGGGCAGGCGAGATGGCGGAGCTGGTGCGGACGGGCGAGCCGCCGTCGGTCCGCGAGATCGACCGGCTGGAGGGCGTGCTCCGGCGCGTCCAGCCCAAGGACGCAGCGGTCGATGGCGAGGCGCTCCTCGCGGTCGCCCGCGTGCTGGAGACGGGCCGCAGGCTCCACGACTACCACCACCGCCGGCGCGAGGCGGCGCCCGCACTGTGGGAGATCGCGGCGCGGATCGCCGTGCTCAAGGCGCTGGAGGACCGGATCGGACGGGCCATTGGCGACGATGGCCGCGTCCGCGACGATGCGAGCCCGGAGCTCCTGCGGATTTCGCGGGAGTTGGCCGCGCAGCAGGGGCGACTTCGTTCGACGGTCCAGGCCGCGCTCCGCGACGCGGCGTCGAAGGGTTACGCGACCGAGGACCAGCCGACGATCCGAGGCGGGCGGGCCGTCATCCCGGTCCGCGCCGAGGCCAAGCGGAAGGTCGAGGGCTTCGTCCACGACGTCTCGGCGTCGGGCCAGACGGTCTACATCGAGCCGGCGTCGGTCCTCGACCTCAACAACGAGATCCGCGAGATCGAGCTCGAACGGGGCCGCGAGATCAAGCGGATCCTCCAGGGCCTGAGCGGGCACGTCCGCCACCACCGCCGCGACATCGAGCGGACGCTCGACGCCGTCGGCCACCTCGACGCGCTGGCCGCCGCCGGCCGGCTCGCCGCCGACCTCGACGCGCTCGTGCCCGAGGTGGGCGTGGGCGGGGCGCTCCGCCTGCGCAAGGCGCGGCACCCGGTCCTCCAACTCCGCGTCGCCGAGGCGAACCGGCTGCCCGACGGAGAGCGCTCGCCGAGCGTCCCCGAGACCGTCGTCCCGCTCGACCTCTCGCTGGGCGACGACGCGGAGGGCGAGGCGGCCTACACGCTCGTCATCACCGGTCCGAACGCGGGCGGCAAGTCGGTCGCGATGAAGACGGTCGGCCTCCTCACCCTGATGGCGGCCCACGGCCTGCCCGTCCCGGCCGGCCCCGGCACGCGGCTCCCCCTCGTGACCGCCGTGTTCGTCGACCTCGGCGACCAGCAGTCGATCCAGGACGACCTCTCGACCTTCACGTCGCACCTGACCAACGTCCGGACGATGCTCGAGGCGGCCGACGACCGGTCGCTGTGCCTCATCGACGAGGCCGGCACGGGGACCGACCCGGCGGAGGGCGGAGCGCTGGCCGAGGCTGTGCTGTCGCGCCTCACGAAGCGGAAGGCGATGACCGTCGTCACGACCCACATCGGCGCGCTGAAGGCGTTCGCCCACGACACCGACGGCGTCTTGAACGGATCGATGGAGTTCGACCGCGCCGAGCTCCAGCCGACGTACCGGTTCCGCGCCGGCGTGCCGGGCTCGTCGTACGCCTTCGAGATCGCCGACCGCGTCGGCCTCGACCGGCCCGTGGTCAAGGACGCGCGCCGGCTGCTCGGCGAGGGCAAGGCGAAGCTCGAAGACCTCATCGCCGAGTTCGAGGCGCGCACGACCGAGGCGCGTCGACGGCAGGACGAGGCCGAGACGCGGTTGGCCGAGGCGGAACGCACCCAGAAGGACTACGAGCAGCGCCTCGACCGCCTCCGTGCCGATGCCGACAACCGCCGCCAGCAGGCGCTCGCCGAGGCGGAGCGGATCGTCGCCGAGGCGAACGCGGCCGTCGAGAACACGGTCCGGGAGATCAAGGAGGCCGCGGCAGAGAAGGAGGCGACGAAGGAAGCGCGCGAGAGGCTGGACGAGGCCCGCGCCCGCATCTCGAAGCGCAAGTCGAAGGTGGACCGTCGCCAGCGCTCCCGACGCCCGGCCCAGAACGGCGCCGAGGCCGGCCCGGCCGGCCCGATCGCCGTCGGCGACCACGTCCGCCTCGACACCGACGGGCCGGTGGGGGAGGTGCTGGCGCTCGACGATGGCGAGGCGCTGCTCGCCCTCGGCGCGCTCCAGAGCCGGGTCGACGCGACGCGGCTGACGAAGGTGGGCGGACCGCCAAAGCTCGGCAGGACGGCGGCCCGGCTCGCGGCGCGGACGCCCGGGAAGTCGCGGCGCGGCGAGACGCGCTCGGCGGCCGTCTCGACGGCCCGCGTCCGGATCGACCTCCGCGGCCAGCGCGTGGAGGAAGCCCTTTCTGAGGTGCAGCGGTTCGTCGACGAGGCCCTGGTCGGGGGCGTCCCGTCGGTCGAGATCCTCCACGGCAAGGGGACCGGCGCGCTCCGCCAAGCCATCCACGAGCAGCTCCGGGCCCGGCCCGACATCGCCTCGTTCGCCGTCGCCCCGCCCGACCGCGGCGGGGACGGCGTCACCGTCGTGGACCTCGCGTGA
- a CDS encoding tetratricopeptide repeat protein translates to MTRIALFALAAFAVAAPASAQTPADTTGAPADSAASDTTVVVIELDPERARGLYDEGVGLLRDRDYAAALPLFDEALVYDPEYPAAALGRAQALVGQRMLNDAQAAYELAIELADRSDASNAASIKQTAENQVAQVSQALENQAAAAAAAQAEADAQAAAGATAEKVNQATQMLGGNEITFEQATEAYALLEQARMDGYDPNQVAFFYAKALNAMERGADAIPYAETAVEQASDQADPSAVYIQLGLAHMGAGNADAARAAFESVQEGQAWHGWAQHYIGQLDSEG, encoded by the coding sequence ATGACACGCATTGCCCTCTTCGCCCTCGCCGCCTTCGCTGTGGCCGCGCCGGCCTCGGCCCAGACGCCGGCCGACACCACCGGCGCCCCCGCCGACTCCGCGGCGTCGGACACGACCGTCGTCGTGATCGAGCTCGACCCGGAGCGCGCCCGCGGCCTCTACGACGAAGGCGTCGGCCTCCTCCGCGACCGCGACTACGCCGCGGCGCTCCCGCTCTTCGACGAGGCGCTCGTCTACGACCCCGAGTACCCGGCCGCCGCGCTCGGCCGCGCCCAGGCCCTCGTCGGCCAGCGGATGCTCAACGACGCCCAGGCCGCGTACGAGCTCGCCATCGAGCTCGCCGATCGGTCCGACGCATCGAACGCCGCCAGCATCAAGCAGACGGCCGAGAACCAGGTCGCCCAGGTCAGCCAGGCCCTCGAGAATCAGGCCGCCGCCGCGGCCGCCGCCCAGGCCGAGGCCGACGCCCAGGCCGCTGCCGGCGCCACGGCCGAAAAGGTGAATCAGGCCACGCAGATGCTCGGCGGCAACGAGATCACCTTCGAGCAGGCGACGGAAGCCTACGCGCTCCTCGAGCAGGCGCGGATGGACGGCTACGACCCGAACCAGGTCGCGTTCTTCTACGCCAAGGCCCTCAACGCGATGGAGCGCGGCGCCGACGCCATCCCGTACGCCGAGACGGCCGTCGAGCAGGCCTCGGACCAGGCCGACCCGTCGGCGGTCTACATCCAGCTCGGCCTCGCCCACATGGGCGCCGGGAACGCCGACGCGGCCCGCGCCGCCTTCGAGTCGGTCCAGGAAGGCCAGGCGTGGCACGGCTGGGCCCAGCACTACATCGGCCAGCTCGACTCGGAGGGCTAA
- a CDS encoding sensor histidine kinase, which yields MTRSRVLSRRRTVFVGGAVALALLLAGTLLMGTLGADAVGSSDVERARSETASYVQAKLADLIDGMRDEAEAVAAVPEVVAGLRGDGVDRAALDALARRPLPERSSIEVISADGTVVAWDGPDVPRLAGPPPDTLRTRVVRDDNRSALVVWSPVTVGGEALGAVRVSQVVQAAVPVRNRYLQDYDIADSWRPGAPVPFLVRFSDGQGGVPLVGPDGSPLGLVEVGVPDVEALAAERRRQAGNVAAVWGVVLLAWLLAGLGAVYVRAMRAAEAVGRSWRWAAGALVVFVAAAVASRYALLYVDVPVRWLDGTRRPALLFDPALLASDFLWGALRSPGDLALSALLVLALGGAVLALVVRYTASRERPWPGWGMGLGLLAVAVVTPAVLRVAALWVRQAVLDATIAYADQAGPLLSGPMAAVLAGLIGVLGAAVLLIAATVRMAEVGGGQRRWTAGAVAVAAGGAAGLAGWIPLVPALGVALLGAALGAYLGGRLERWSGVLSFRGVLAGVLVLAPILYGIMQEPLRERTGLLLADAAFAFSDNRDDRVTAAIDQVFDEAQADDALGPVLLDAVALADSARGTTRAAADSSRRAVDAIASGLVSSSLLGSLADIATELRIVAPSGDTLGSYVERGATGGNDALGYAAIRTAFDEREDAPRSLRLRAVVPDRRGLRRTAAIGPIRDGDETAAWLYLRVTPRTARFPTETPFPRVLAPTGLFGLDDEALGYAEYDDGVLVRQRGPAPLRIDSTVYAALSDRARAYRRPEVLDGRPTLAYYERQGDDAQDVVAVRAPAPDRLDALFVLLRLSLSGLGLGAVVFVVGLWVRRRAGLLPVARTRFRDKVLNRFLVVGLASVALTGVVGQRVIVEQNREAVRDGLRQRLSRAAAVFASEPDVPDGTRLDAVSAALGVDVHLYRGATLEASSRRQLVRQRLIEPRLPGVVYRALYLDDQPYAFSDDRIGTFSYTTGYLALPDSTGRPAEALAIPTLSEQAGIEAGRSRYVAYLFGGLLALMTAILGIAVLLAGQLTRPFGRLREGLRAVGAGEAEEPIPVETRDEVGELVETFNAMQAALAESRKKLAEQERELAWSTMARQVAHEIKNPLMPMKLSVQHLQRTFHRPGDEAPPEDVRFAGQFERTTGMLIDQIETLDRIASDFSRFARMPMRNPETVDLSAVAREAAALFEGPLAESGRATFEVDLTETPLPVLADREELRRVLVNLLTNALQAIPDRKEPGRVTLSTVHHDGRAEARVADDGTGIPEEIQERVFQPSFSTKTSGMGLGLAISKRAVEAAGGAIAFETGEDGTTFTVRLPLAPGGDGAIS from the coding sequence GTGACCCGCTCGCGCGTCCTGTCTCGTCGTCGCACCGTCTTCGTGGGCGGCGCCGTCGCACTGGCACTGCTATTGGCTGGGACCCTCCTTATGGGGACGCTCGGGGCGGATGCGGTCGGCTCCTCCGATGTCGAGCGCGCGAGGTCCGAGACGGCGTCGTACGTCCAGGCCAAGCTGGCGGACCTGATCGACGGGATGCGCGACGAGGCCGAGGCCGTCGCTGCCGTGCCCGAGGTCGTCGCCGGGCTCCGCGGAGACGGAGTCGATCGGGCCGCGCTGGACGCGCTCGCACGCAGGCCGCTGCCCGAACGGTCGTCGATCGAGGTCATCTCCGCCGACGGGACGGTCGTGGCGTGGGACGGGCCCGACGTGCCGCGCCTCGCCGGGCCACCGCCCGACACGCTTCGCACGCGCGTCGTCCGCGACGACAACCGGAGCGCGCTCGTGGTGTGGTCACCGGTCACGGTCGGCGGGGAGGCGCTGGGGGCCGTGCGCGTCTCGCAGGTCGTCCAGGCGGCCGTGCCCGTACGGAACCGGTACCTCCAGGACTACGATATCGCGGACTCGTGGCGGCCAGGAGCGCCCGTCCCGTTCCTGGTCCGGTTCTCGGACGGACAAGGCGGCGTCCCTCTGGTGGGGCCGGATGGGAGTCCGCTCGGTCTCGTCGAGGTGGGCGTCCCCGACGTCGAAGCCCTGGCGGCCGAACGTCGGCGCCAGGCGGGCAACGTGGCCGCCGTCTGGGGCGTCGTGCTGCTGGCGTGGCTCCTCGCCGGTCTCGGCGCCGTGTACGTTCGGGCGATGCGGGCGGCCGAAGCCGTCGGCCGGTCGTGGCGGTGGGCGGCCGGGGCCCTGGTCGTGTTCGTCGCCGCGGCCGTCGCGTCTCGCTACGCGCTCCTCTACGTGGACGTCCCGGTCCGCTGGCTCGATGGGACGCGTCGCCCCGCGCTCCTGTTCGACCCCGCGCTCCTCGCGTCAGATTTCCTCTGGGGCGCCCTCCGGTCGCCCGGCGACCTCGCGCTGTCGGCCTTGCTCGTGCTCGCCCTCGGCGGGGCGGTGCTGGCGCTCGTCGTTCGCTACACGGCGTCTCGCGAGCGGCCGTGGCCGGGGTGGGGGATGGGCCTGGGCCTCCTCGCCGTCGCCGTCGTCACGCCCGCCGTGCTCCGGGTCGCGGCGCTGTGGGTCCGGCAGGCCGTCCTCGACGCGACGATCGCCTACGCCGACCAGGCGGGACCGCTCCTGAGCGGGCCGATGGCCGCTGTCCTGGCCGGCCTGATCGGCGTGCTCGGCGCCGCCGTGCTGCTGATTGCCGCGACGGTCAGGATGGCGGAGGTCGGCGGAGGACAGCGGCGGTGGACGGCCGGAGCGGTAGCGGTCGCGGCCGGGGGCGCGGCCGGCCTTGCCGGGTGGATCCCGCTCGTGCCCGCGCTCGGGGTCGCCCTCCTCGGAGCGGCCCTCGGGGCGTATCTGGGCGGGCGTCTCGAGCGGTGGTCCGGCGTCCTCTCGTTCCGCGGCGTCCTCGCGGGCGTCCTCGTGCTGGCTCCGATCCTTTACGGGATCATGCAGGAGCCGCTGCGGGAGCGGACCGGCCTGCTCCTCGCCGACGCCGCGTTCGCGTTCTCCGACAACCGGGACGACCGCGTCACGGCCGCCATCGACCAGGTGTTCGATGAGGCCCAGGCCGACGACGCCCTCGGTCCCGTGCTCCTCGACGCGGTCGCGCTCGCCGACTCGGCCCGCGGAACGACCCGGGCCGCCGCCGACTCGTCCCGCCGGGCCGTCGACGCCATCGCGTCGGGCCTCGTGTCGAGCTCGCTCCTCGGCTCCCTCGCCGACATCGCGACCGAGCTCCGGATCGTCGCGCCGTCGGGCGACACGCTCGGGAGCTACGTCGAGCGCGGCGCGACGGGCGGGAACGACGCGCTGGGCTACGCCGCGATCCGCACGGCCTTCGACGAGCGGGAGGACGCGCCCCGGTCCCTCCGACTCCGCGCCGTCGTCCCCGACCGCCGGGGCCTCCGGCGGACCGCCGCCATCGGCCCGATCCGCGACGGCGACGAGACGGCCGCGTGGCTCTACCTCCGCGTGACGCCGCGGACGGCCCGCTTCCCCACCGAGACCCCGTTCCCCCGCGTCCTCGCTCCGACCGGCCTGTTTGGCCTCGACGACGAGGCCCTCGGCTACGCCGAGTACGACGACGGCGTCCTCGTCCGCCAGCGCGGCCCGGCGCCGCTGCGGATCGACTCGACCGTCTACGCCGCGCTCTCGGACCGCGCCCGCGCGTATCGCCGCCCCGAGGTCCTTGACGGCCGGCCGACGCTCGCGTATTACGAGCGGCAGGGCGACGACGCGCAGGACGTCGTGGCCGTCCGCGCGCCCGCACCCGACCGGCTGGACGCGCTCTTCGTGCTGCTCCGGCTCAGCCTGTCCGGCCTCGGGCTCGGCGCGGTCGTGTTCGTCGTCGGGTTGTGGGTCCGGCGGCGGGCAGGGCTGCTGCCTGTCGCGCGGACGCGGTTTCGCGACAAGGTGCTCAACCGGTTCCTCGTCGTCGGCCTCGCGAGCGTGGCGCTGACGGGCGTGGTGGGGCAGCGGGTGATCGTGGAGCAGAACCGGGAGGCCGTGCGTGACGGGCTCCGCCAGCGCCTCAGCCGGGCCGCCGCCGTCTTCGCGTCCGAGCCCGACGTCCCCGACGGCACCCGCCTCGACGCCGTCTCGGCCGCTCTCGGCGTCGACGTCCACCTGTACCGGGGGGCGACGCTGGAGGCCTCCAGCCGGCGGCAGCTCGTCCGCCAGCGGCTCATCGAGCCCCGCCTGCCCGGCGTCGTGTACCGCGCGCTGTACCTCGACGACCAGCCCTACGCCTTCTCCGACGACCGGATCGGGACGTTCTCATACACCACGGGCTACCTCGCCTTGCCCGACTCCACGGGCCGGCCCGCCGAGGCGCTCGCCATCCCGACGCTCTCGGAGCAGGCGGGGATCGAGGCGGGGCGGTCGCGCTATGTGGCGTACCTCTTCGGCGGGCTGCTGGCGCTCATGACGGCCATCCTCGGCATCGCCGTGCTCCTGGCGGGCCAGCTCACGCGGCCGTTCGGGCGGCTCCGCGAAGGGCTTCGGGCCGTCGGTGCGGGCGAGGCGGAGGAGCCGATCCCCGTCGAGACGCGCGATGAGGTCGGCGAGCTGGTCGAGACGTTCAACGCGATGCAGGCCGCGCTCGCCGAGAGCCGGAAGAAGCTCGCCGAGCAGGAGCGCGAGCTGGCGTGGAGCACGATGGCCCGTCAGGTGGCCCATGAGATCAAGAACCCGCTGATGCCGATGAAGCTGTCGGTCCAGCACCTCCAGCGGACGTTCCACCGGCCCGGCGACGAGGCCCCGCCCGAGGACGTCCGCTTCGCCGGCCAGTTCGAGCGGACGACCGGGATGCTCATCGACCAGATCGAGACGCTCGACCGGATCGCGTCGGACTTCTCGCGCTTTGCCCGGATGCCCATGCGGAACCCCGAGACGGTCGACCTCAGCGCTGTGGCGCGCGAGGCGGCGGCGCTGTTCGAGGGGCCGCTCGCCGAAAGCGGCCGGGCCACGTTTGAGGTCGACCTCACCGAGACGCCGCTCCCGGTCCTGGCCGACCGCGAGGAGCTCCGCCGCGTGCTCGTGAACCTGTTGACGAACGCGCTCCAGGCCATCCCGGATCGCAAGGAGCCGGGCCGTGTGACGCTCTCGACCGTCCACCACGACGGCCGCGCCGAGGCGCGCGTGGCCGACGACGGGACGGGCATTCCGGAGGAGATCCAGGAACGCGTGTTCCAGCCCAGTTTTTCCACCAAGACGAGCGGGATGGGTCTCGGGCTGGCCATCTCGAAGCGCGCCGTCGAGGCTGCGGGCGGGGCGATCGCGTTTGAGACGGGGGAGGACGGGACCACGTTCACCGTCCGCCTCCCGCTGGCGCCGGGCGGAGACGGGGCTATCAGCTAG
- a CDS encoding OmpA family protein — STLRYSLALGLMLVFGLGTTGCSNTGRGAAIGAGTGAVVGGVIGRATGSTARGAIIGAAVGGTAGAVIGRQMDKQAEELDDELENATVTPVPGEDGETAGIAIRFDNALLFDLGQATLRPGVQADLRDLSSSLRNYPDHDAVIVGHASTDGSTATNQSLSERRARAVEDFLVGQGVSAYRLEAYGRGESEPLAGIPGESPQNRRVEIAIYPSEQYRQNVQSQYN, encoded by the coding sequence TCTACCCTTCGTTACTCCCTGGCCCTCGGGCTGATGCTCGTCTTCGGGCTCGGCACGACCGGCTGCTCGAACACCGGCCGTGGCGCGGCCATCGGCGCCGGCACCGGCGCCGTCGTCGGCGGCGTCATCGGCCGGGCGACCGGCTCGACCGCCCGCGGCGCCATCATCGGCGCGGCCGTCGGCGGCACCGCCGGCGCCGTCATCGGTCGTCAGATGGACAAGCAGGCTGAGGAGCTCGACGACGAGCTCGAGAACGCCACCGTCACGCCCGTCCCGGGCGAGGACGGCGAGACCGCCGGCATCGCGATCCGGTTCGACAACGCGCTCCTGTTCGACCTCGGCCAGGCCACCCTCCGGCCCGGCGTCCAGGCCGACCTCCGCGACCTCTCGTCGAGCCTCCGCAACTACCCGGACCACGACGCCGTGATCGTCGGCCACGCCTCGACCGACGGGTCGACGGCCACCAACCAGAGCCTCTCGGAGCGCCGCGCGCGCGCCGTCGAGGACTTCCTCGTGGGTCAGGGCGTCTCGGCCTATCGCCTCGAGGCCTACGGCCGCGGCGAGTCCGAGCCGCTGGCTGGCATCCCGGGCGAGTCGCCGCAGAACCGGCGGGTCGAGATCGCCATCTACCCGAGCGAGCAGTACCGGCAGAACGTCCAGAGCCAGTACAACTAG
- a CDS encoding acyltransferase, giving the protein MPVAATAQVHPTASVGDDAEVGHFSVIGAGAEVGPGAVIGHHVVIHDGSRLGTGVRVDDHAVIGKRPMRSPRSATTTAGPELPITDIGERTMIGTGAVVYRGATLGDRVLVADYATVRERVTVGDETIVGRGVAIENDTSVGRRCKLETNAYLTAYSTVEDDVFVAPGVLTSNDDYIGRTEARKAAFAGPTIREGARLGVGAVILPGREVEGEAVVGAGAVLTGTAATGRVHVGVPARDVRAVVPEQLRENGG; this is encoded by the coding sequence GTGCCCGTCGCCGCTACCGCCCAGGTCCACCCCACCGCCTCCGTCGGCGACGACGCCGAGGTCGGGCACTTTAGCGTGATCGGGGCCGGGGCGGAGGTCGGACCGGGGGCCGTGATCGGGCACCACGTCGTGATCCACGACGGGTCCCGCCTCGGGACCGGCGTCCGCGTGGACGACCACGCCGTGATTGGGAAGCGGCCGATGCGGTCGCCGCGGAGCGCGACGACGACGGCGGGGCCAGAACTCCCGATCACGGACATCGGCGAGCGGACGATGATCGGGACGGGCGCCGTGGTCTACCGCGGCGCGACGCTCGGAGACCGCGTCCTCGTGGCCGACTACGCGACGGTCCGCGAGCGCGTGACGGTCGGCGACGAGACGATCGTCGGGCGCGGGGTGGCCATCGAGAACGACACGAGCGTCGGCCGGCGGTGCAAGCTGGAGACGAACGCCTACCTCACTGCCTACTCGACGGTCGAGGACGACGTGTTCGTGGCCCCCGGCGTGCTCACGAGCAACGACGACTACATCGGGCGGACGGAGGCGCGGAAGGCCGCGTTCGCCGGCCCGACGATCCGCGAGGGCGCCCGCCTCGGCGTCGGCGCCGTGATCTTGCCGGGGCGTGAGGTCGAGGGCGAGGCCGTCGTCGGCGCGGGCGCCGTGCTGACGGGGACGGCGGCGACCGGCCGCGTGCACGTCGGCGTACCGGCGCGCGACGTGCGGGCCGTGGTGCCCGAGCAACTCCGCGAGAACGGCGGCTGA
- a CDS encoding TIGR00730 family Rossman fold protein: MSPEDVARWQNQRIQDTWRIFRIMSEFVEGYERLGTVGPSVSVFGSARTPEGTPQYELGVAVGRELAQRGYAVITGGGPGIMQAANEGARKAGGVSVGLNIALPHEQHVNPYVDADHDLTFEFFFVRKTMFVKYAQGYIVLPGGFGTMDELFESLTLIQTRKTARFPVVLMGSEYWAGLIDWIRGTLLDGGFISPDDPDLFVLTDDPTEAVDVVDRYCTEAGIAPNF; the protein is encoded by the coding sequence ATGTCGCCCGAAGACGTGGCCCGGTGGCAGAACCAGCGGATCCAGGACACCTGGCGCATCTTCCGGATCATGAGCGAGTTCGTTGAGGGCTACGAGCGGCTCGGGACCGTGGGCCCCAGCGTCTCCGTCTTTGGCTCGGCGCGCACGCCGGAGGGCACGCCCCAGTACGAGCTCGGCGTGGCCGTCGGCCGTGAGCTCGCGCAACGCGGCTACGCCGTCATCACAGGCGGCGGGCCCGGGATCATGCAGGCGGCCAACGAGGGCGCCAGGAAAGCCGGCGGTGTGTCCGTCGGGCTCAACATCGCGCTCCCCCACGAGCAGCACGTCAACCCGTACGTCGACGCCGACCACGACCTCACGTTTGAGTTCTTCTTCGTCCGCAAGACGATGTTCGTCAAGTACGCCCAGGGCTACATCGTGCTGCCCGGCGGATTCGGGACGATGGACGAACTGTTCGAGAGCCTGACGCTGATCCAGACGCGCAAGACCGCGCGGTTCCCGGTCGTCCTGATGGGGAGCGAGTACTGGGCCGGCCTCATCGACTGGATCCGCGGGACGCTCTTGGACGGCGGGTTCATCTCCCCCGATGACCCCGACCTCTTCGTCCTCACCGACGACCCGACCGAGGCCGTCGACGTCGTCGACCGATACTGCACGGAGGCCGGGATCGCGCCGAACTTCTAG